The Verrucomicrobiota bacterium genome has a segment encoding these proteins:
- a CDS encoding MBG-2 domain-containing protein has translation TVTLRNLSHTWASDIDVLLVGPGGQGQKALVLSDAGDAFAPNNVTVTLSDAATSALPSSGSFVSGTYKPTDYTDSSPGGDNFPAPAPVGPYAGALSAFNGTAPNGAWSLYVFDDGPGDSGSFAGGWSLTVTTISATSQTPVINWTNPAPITYGTPLNGTQLDATASVAGTFVYSPPAGTVLNAGNGQVLSTIFTPTDTQNYTSATNTISIDVQKSPLTVAANNTNKTYGDTVTFTGTQFSTGGLINGDTVTNVTLTSAGVAGTVPVSGSPYSIVPSAAAGMGLNNYSITYSNGMLTVNQKAASLTANNTNKTYGDTVTFTGTEFSASGLINGDTVTNVTLTSAGAAAVATVSGSPYAVVPSAAMGNGLDNYNIDYTNGTHTVNPAVLVIRGKDASRAYGMTNPVFSVSYTGFVNGEDSNALGGVLVIDSPASTNSVAGTYPIIPSGLTSTNYAITFSNGILTVIPANTPPTLAPISNLVLNAGQILSFTNFASDTDVPPQTLTFSLLNFPSGATLDPTSGVFIWRPAVVQAATTNLIQLSVSDNGSPVMSATQSFTATVNTLTPPSVTPMDVTNNQLKLLITGDAGPDYTLQSSTDFTTWSNLFTTNSPVPPFTWTFTNTDGFSQQFFRIMLGP, from the coding sequence ACCGTGACACTGAGGAATCTGAGTCACACGTGGGCCAGCGACATTGATGTGCTGCTGGTGGGGCCGGGCGGGCAAGGGCAAAAGGCATTGGTCTTATCGGATGCGGGGGATGCGTTTGCGCCGAACAACGTGACGGTGACGCTGTCGGACGCGGCAACCTCGGCGCTGCCGAGCAGCGGATCGTTTGTCTCCGGGACCTACAAGCCGACCGACTACACGGACAGCTCGCCGGGCGGGGACAACTTTCCTGCGCCGGCGCCCGTGGGGCCGTATGCGGGGGCGCTGTCGGCGTTCAACGGGACGGCGCCCAACGGGGCGTGGTCGCTGTATGTGTTTGATGACGGACCGGGTGACTCGGGCAGCTTCGCCGGCGGCTGGAGTCTGACCGTAACGACAATTAGCGCAACGTCCCAAACCCCTGTGATCAATTGGACTAATCCGGCGCCGATCACGTATGGGACACCATTGAACGGAACACAATTGGACGCGACTGCCAGCGTGGCGGGGACATTTGTTTACAGTCCCCCCGCCGGAACGGTTTTGAACGCCGGCAATGGCCAGGTGCTTTCAACCATCTTCACACCAACTGATACTCAGAACTACACTTCAGCAACGAACACAATTTCGATCGACGTGCAAAAGTCCCCGTTAACGGTAGCGGCCAACAACACTAACAAAACGTATGGTGACACGGTAACGTTCACCGGGACGCAGTTCAGCACGGGCGGATTGATCAATGGCGACACGGTGACAAACGTGACATTGACAAGCGCCGGAGTGGCGGGCACGGTGCCGGTGAGCGGTTCACCCTATTCCATCGTGCCCAGCGCAGCGGCGGGTATGGGTCTGAATAATTACTCGATCACCTACTCCAACGGGATGTTAACAGTCAATCAGAAGGCTGCGAGCCTGACGGCCAACAACACCAACAAGACGTATGGTGACACAGTGACGTTCACCGGGACGGAATTCAGCGCGAGCGGATTGATCAATGGCGACACGGTGACGAATGTGACCTTGACGAGCGCCGGCGCAGCGGCGGTGGCGACCGTGAGCGGTTCACCCTATGCCGTCGTGCCCAGTGCCGCGATGGGAAATGGGTTAGACAATTACAACATTGATTACACGAATGGAACACATACGGTGAACCCGGCTGTATTGGTGATTCGTGGCAAGGACGCGAGCCGTGCGTATGGGATGACCAACCCCGTGTTCAGCGTGAGCTACACAGGTTTCGTGAACGGGGAAGACAGCAACGCGCTGGGCGGCGTGCTGGTCATTGACTCGCCGGCGAGCACCAACAGTGTGGCAGGCACTTATCCGATCATTCCTAGTGGGCTAACCTCCACCAACTACGCAATCACTTTTAGCAACGGGATATTGACAGTTATTCCGGCAAATACCCCGCCGACGCTTGCGCCGATTTCCAACCTTGTCCTCAACGCCGGGCAGATTCTTTCATTCACCAACTTTGCCAGTGATACGGACGTTCCCCCGCAAACACTGACCTTCAGCCTGCTCAATTTTCCCTCGGGCGCGACGCTCGACCCCACCAGCGGTGTCTTTATCTGGCGTCCCGCTGTGGTGCAAGCGGCCACGACAAACCTGATCCAGCTCAGCGTTTCGGACAATGGTTCACCAGTGATGAGCGCAACCCAGAGCTTCACCGCGACTGTGAACACTCTTACGCCACCGTCAGTGACGCCCATGGATGTGACCAACAACCAACTCAAGCTCCTGATCACCGGTGACGCCGGGCCGGACTATACGTTGCAGAGCTCGACCGATTTCACCACTTGGTCGAACCTCTTCACCACGAACTCGCCTGTGCCGCCGTTTACATGGACCTTCACCAACACCGACGGTTTTTCCCAACAGTTCTTCCGTATCATGCTCGGGCCGTAA